CCCGCGACGTTCGTGCCGTTCCACCCTGGCGCGAGGCTCACGTACTTGTCGATCTTGTCCCGGCCTTCCAGCAGCTTGGCGTAGTAGGTCGGCACGATCGTGCCCTGCGAGTACCCCACGATGTCCACCTGCCGTGCCCCGGTGGCCGACCTGACCCTGGCGATGAACTCGGCGAGTTCGGCCGCGCTGTACTCGATCGGCATCAGGCCGCCGACCACCTCGTCCACCACCGGGGCGCCCGGCAGGACCCCGTAGGTCAGGGCGAACGCGCAGTAGCCCTCGCGGACCAGCTCCGGGCCCAGGGCGCGCCAGGTGGTGTCCTTGTTGTCCCTGGTGCCGTGCACCAGTACCACCGGGTTCGGGTGGTCCGCGCCGGGCTCGCAGGACCAGTCGTTGAACCCACCGCGCTCCTCGGCCGAGCCCGACCCGGGGAACAGGGTGCTGAGCAGGGCGGTCAGGACGGCGATG
The sequence above is drawn from the Amycolatopsis aidingensis genome and encodes:
- a CDS encoding esterase/lipase family protein; its protein translation is MRRARRACTIAVLTALLSTLFPGSGSAEERGGFNDWSCEPGADHPNPVVLVHGTRDNKDTTWRALGPELVREGYCAFALTYGVLPGAPVVDEVVGGLMPIEYSAAELAEFIARVRSATGARQVDIVGYSQGTIVPTYYAKLLEGRDKIDKYVSLAPGWNGTNVAGLANLYGLLRTLGLGWVSGLLTDCRACTQLLTGSPTLRTLREGGIFLPEITYTNIVTKYDEIAVPYTTGLGEGPNVTNIVLQDGCPADKVNHVGIVVDPNAIGHVLNALDPANAEPVPCVPMQPVKPSG